A genomic window from Scatophagus argus isolate fScaArg1 chromosome 17, fScaArg1.pri, whole genome shotgun sequence includes:
- the LOC124074788 gene encoding sodium-dependent neutral amino acid transporter B(0)AT3-like, with amino-acid sequence MGKTEASEMEERPKWDNKVQYLLTCIGFAVGVGNVWRFPYLCQIYGGGAFLIPYLIALVFQGLPLLYLELAIGQRLRMGTIGVWNSISPLIVGVGIASLCVSFLVSIFYNTILAWVLWYFFHSFQNPLPWTQCPLNDNRTEYNWECEKSTSVNYFWYRETLNVTPDIETSGSLQWWLVVCLASAWCVVYICFVKGISSMGKAVYVTATFPYLVLTIFLIRGLTLPGATDGLLYLFTPNWDTLKDPRVWLDAATQIFFSLSVAFGGLIAFSSYNEEKNNCERDAVLVGVINSATSLYASIPIFSILGFKATLGYNSCRTENILTLTNHFHISDQNITLDNYDAWLADLNSTFPAQMASLQLRECNLQDFLSQSASGTGLAFIIFTEAVIEMPGSQIWAILFFVMLFSLGLSSMFGNIEGVLAPIKDLKLVPKWIPHEALTAIICLISFLTSLIFVLGSGNYWVEVFNGYVGSVPLLIIALFEIIGVIYIRGMKNFSEDIYFMTGSRPNIYWKACWMVISPVMLLVVFIAYVAVQAKTHPTYPAWNPAYEKFPQTEEKFYPNWVFAIIILLCVVPVISIPLVAVYRLICRKRRRSTPNADLNPYCNDGFEVETREQNKE; translated from the exons ATGGGAAAAACAGAAGCATctgagatggaggagagacCCAAATGGGACAACAAGGTTCAATACCTGTTAACATGTATTGGCTTTGCGGTGGGGGTTGGAAACGTCTGGCGTTTTCCCTACCTATGCCAAATCTATGGAGGAG GTGCATTCCTCATCCCCTACCTGATTGCACTGGTGTTTCAAGGCCTTCCTCTGCTCTACCTGGAGCTGGCCATAGGACAGAGGCTCCGCATGGGCACCATTGGTGTCTGGAACTCCATCTCGCCATTAATAGTTGGAGTCG GAATTGCCTCCTTGTGCGTGTCATTCCTGGTGAGCATTTTCTACAACACCATCCTAGCCTGGGTGCTTTGGtacttctttcattctttccaGAACCCCCTGCCGTGGACCCAGTGTCCTCTCAATGATAACCGCACAG AATACAACTGGGAGTGTGAGAAGAGCACTTCAGTAAATTACTTCTGGTACCGTGAGACCTTGAATGTTACACCTGACATCGAGACCAGCGGCTCCTTGCAGTGGTGGTTGGTGGTGTGTCTGGCCAGCGCCTGGTGTGTGGTCTACATCTGCTTCGTCAAAGGCATCAGCTCCATGGGAAAG GCAGTGTATGTGACAGCCACATTCCCTTACTTGGTGCTGACTATTTTTCTGATCCGTGGCCTCACTTTGCCTGGAGCTACTGATGGACTGTTGTACCTCTTCACTCCTAAT TGGGATACACTGAAGGACCCTCGGGTGTGGTTGGATGCTGCCACCCAgatcttcttctctctctctgtggcctTCGGAGGTCTCATAGCTTTCTCCAGCTATAATGAAGAGAA AAACAACTGTGAGAGGGATGCTGTTCTGGTAGGAGTGATAAATAGTGCAACATCTCTTTATGCCTCCATTCCCATATTCTCTATCCTGGGATTTAAAGCTACCCTTGGCTACAACTCCTGTCGAACAGA AAACATCTTGACTCTGACCAACCACTTCCACATTTCAGACCAGAATATAACACTTGATAACTATGATGCGTGGCTTGCCGATCTGAATAGTACATTCCCAGCTCAGATGGCTAGCTTGCAGCTGAGGGAGTGTAATCTTCAAGACTTCCTTAGCCAG AGCGCATCAGGTACCGGCCTGGCTTTTATCATCTTCACAGAAGCAGTGATAGAGATGCCAGGCTCACAGATATGGGCCATATTGTTTTTCGTCATGCTCTTCAGCTTAGGCCTCTCCTCCATGTTTGGCAACATCGAGGGAGTCCTCGCACCCATAAAAGACCTCAAGCTAGTACCCAAGTGGATCCCCCATGAAGCCTTAACAG CGATCATCTGCTTGATATCCTTCTTGACGTCTCTCATCTTCGTACTGGGTTCGGGGAACTACTGGGTGGAGGTCTTTAACGGCTATGTGGGCTCAGTGCCTCTGCTCATCATTGCGTTATTTGAGATTATAGGAGTCATATATATCCGTGGAATgaaaaa TTTTAGTGAAGACATCTATTTCATGACTGGATCAAGGCCCAACATTTACTGGAAGGCATGCTGGATGGTTATCAGCCCTGTAATGCTCTTGGTGGTGTTCATTGCTTATGTGGCAGTCCAGGCAAAGACACACCCCACCTATCCTGCATGGAATCCAGCTTAT GAAAAATTCCCCCAAACTGAAGAGAAGTTTTACCCCAACTGGGTGTTTGCCATAATCATCCTCCTCTGTGTGGTACCTGTGATCTCCATCCCTCTGGTGGCTGTCTACAGACTCATCTGCCGTAAAAGGAGGAGGTCCACTCCCAATGCTGACCTAAACCCCTACTGCAATGACGGCTTTGAGGTTGAAACGCGAGAACAGAACAAGGAGTGA
- the tert gene encoding telomerase reverse transcriptase, translating to MSTADMSRVLGILRSLYQYVQTLEEFADSTVFREGQKAVLIEQSDTNRFKSFVRGVYVCFDKELQQVPSCNQICTLPELLAFVLNRLKRKRKRNILAHGYNFLSLAQEERDADHFKFQGDVTQSAAYIHGSDLWKKVTTRLGTDLTRYLLESCSVFMAVPPSCVFQVCGIPVYDRVSVTTASPGFYLQPRSRKRNVVQFGGYRNAVTLKRRREVASRISKKRNRTDVIVNKRKRKRETDYKDEEEIMTSSRKRRRVGDEELEQEMKQLCPRQTLETGQPVSVEPTLSLKPLEDSASGSKQPVEMQTTILPLEGGPSWRSGMFPPLPPSQCFIRTLGFLYGGRGMRGFLLNRKKKGVDGCRRLQGHDLVRTVFFEGLPYLNGLERKPKKLPRRFFNVVPLFSQLLRQHRRCPYSRILQRMCPLVEGKDAGQGELSSLLPQHCAPHRVYLFVKECLSAVIPQELWGSDHNRLLFFVRVRAFLRSGKFEKLSLAELMWKMKVNDCDWLKISKTGRFPPSELSYRTQILGQFLAWLLDGYVVGLVRACFYVTESVGQKYAARFYRQEIWAKLQDLAFRGHLSKGQMEELTPAQVASLPKATVISRLRFIPKTDGMRPITRVMGADAKTRLYQGRVRDLLDMLRACVRSNPSLLGSTVWGMTDIHKVLSSIAPAQKDKPQPLYFVKVDVSGAYESLPHDKLVEVIGQALSPVQDELFTIRHYAKIWADSHEGLKKAFVRQADFLEDNMGSTNMKGFVMSLQKRGKVHHTILVEKHFCSDLCGRETLQFFTQMLTGSVVQFGKKTYRQCRGIPQGSVVSSLLCCLCYGHMESILFKDFTQKKGCLLRLVDDFLLITPDLHEAQTFLRILLAGVPQYGLVVNPQKVVVNFQVSGNMSSCPGIRVLPPRCLFPWCGLLLDTHSLDVYKDYSSYAGLSLRYSLTLGSFHSAGQQMRRKLMAVLRLKCHALFLDLKTNSLEAVYKNIYKLLLLHALRFHVCAQSLPFGQTVAKNPVYFLQMIWDMAEYANHLIRLSNKGLSLGSEAQTGIVQYEAVELLFCLSFLLVLSQHRSLYKDLLSLLHKRKRSLERRLGDLRLARVRQATNPRTPVDFVAIQT from the exons ATGTCAACAGCTGATATGTCCCGTGTTCTTGGCATTCTCCGGTCACTGTATCAGTATGTTCAGACACTAGAGGAGTTTGCGGACAGCACTGTGTtcagagaaggacagaaagcAGTGCTTATTGAACAGTCCGACACAAATCGCTTCAAATCATTCGTCCGGGGTGTTTATGTATGCTTTGACAAGGAATTACAGCAAGTACCAAGCTGCAATCAG ATCTGCACTCTACCTGAACTGCTGGCCTTTGTTCTTAACAggctgaagagaaaaagaaaaagaaacatcttGGCGCATGGCTACAATTTTCTGTCCCTGGCTCAGGAGGAGCGGGATGCAGACCACTTCAAATTTCAAGGAGATGTGACTCAAAGTGCTGCCTACATCCATGGCAGCGACCTATGGAAGAAAGTCACAACGCGTCTCGGCACAGACCTCACACGGTACCTGTTGGAGAGCTGCTCGGTGTTTATGGCAGTGCCTCCTTCATGTGTTTTCCAGGTGTGTGGCATTCCTGTGTATGACAGAGTGTCCGTCACAACTGCTTCTCCTGGGTTTTATCTGCAGCCTCGGTCCAGAAAGCGTAACGTCGTTCAGTTTGGAGGGTACCGAAATGCAGTGACCCTGAAAAGAAGACGAGAAGTTGCAAGTCGTATTAGCAAGAAGAGGAACAGAACAGATGTGATTGTGAataagaggaaaagaaagagagaaactgattataaagatgaagaagagattATGACTTCTtcaagaaagaggagaagagttGGAGATGAAGAACttgaacaggaaatgaaacagcTTTGCCCCCGTCAAACACTGGAGACAGGGCAGCCTGTATCTGTGGAACCAACACTGTCTTTAAAGCCTTTGGAAGACAGCGCTTCTGGTTCCAAACAGCCTGTTGAAATGCAAACAACCATACTGCCATTGGAGGGAGGACCCAGTTGGAGATCAGGGATGTTTCCCCCTTTGCCTCCCTCTCAGTGTTTTATCCGCACATTAGGATTCCTGTATGGGGGAAGGGGAATGCGTGGTTTCCTTCtcaacaggaagaagaagggtGTTGATGGATGCAGAAGGTTGCAAGGGCATGATTTGGTACGAACGGTCTTCTTTGAGGGCTTGCCTTATCTAAACGGGCTTGAGAGGAAGCCAAAAAAACTCCCCCGACGCTTTTTTAACGTGGTCCCCCTGTTCAGTCAGCTGTTGCGTCAACACAGGAGATGTCCCTACAGTAGAATACTGCAGAGAATGTGCCCCCTGGTGGAGGGGAAAGATGCAGGACAGGGGGAATTAAGCTCCCTCTTGCCTCAACACTGTGCACCTCATCGGGTCTACCTCTTTGTCAAGGAATGCCTTTCTGCTGTGATACCTCAGGAGCTGTGGGGCTCTGACCACAATCggcttcttttctttgtcagggTCAGGGCCTTCTTGCGCAGTGGCAAGTTTGAGAAGCTCTCACTGGCTGAACTGATGTGGAAAATGAAGGTGAATGACTGTGACTGGTTGAAGATCAGTAAGACAG GCAGGTTCCCGCCCAGTGAGCTCTCATACCGGACACAGATCCTGGGTCAGTTTCTGGCTTGGCTACTGGATGGCTATGTAGTGGGTCTGGTTCGAGCCTGTTTCTATGTCACTGAGAGTGTTGGCCAGAAATACGCTGCCAGGTTTTACAGACAGGAAATCTGGGCAAAACTGCAGGACTTGGCCTTCAG AGGTCATCTCTCCAAGGGCCAGATGGAGGAGTTGACTCCGGCTCAGGTGGCGTCCCTCCCCAAAGCCACCGTCATCTCCCGCCTTCGCTTCATTCCCAAAACCGATGGCATGAGGCCTATCACACGAGTCATGGGAGCAGATGCCAAAACAAGG ctctaTCAAGGGCGGGTCCGGGACTTGCTGGATATGCTGCGGGCCTGTGTGCGCTCCAATCCATCCCTCCTGGGCTCCACGGTGTGGGGGATGACCGATATCCACAAAGTGTTGAGCTCTATAGCTCCGGCCCAGAAGGACAAGCCACAACCCCTCTACTTTGTTAAG GTGGATGTGAGTGGAGCCTATGAGAGTCTGCCTCATGACAAACTTGTTGAGGTGATCGGTCAGGCTCTGTCGCCTGTCCAGGATGAACTCTTTACCATCCGCCACTACGCCAAGATCTGGGCCGATTCCCACGAAGGCCTGAAAAAAGCCTTTGTTAGACAG GCTGATTTCCTGGAAGATAACATGGGATCCACCAACATGAAAGGGTTTGTGATGTCATtgcagaaaagaggaaaagttcATCACACCATACTGGTTGAGAAG CATTTCTGCTCTGATCTTTGTGGCAGAGAGACGTTACAATTCTTCACCCAAATGCTAACTGGCAGCGTTGTTCAGTTTGGGAAGAA aaCTTACCGTCAGTGCCGCGGGATTCCTCAGGGTTCAGTTGTGTCCAGTCTGCTGTGCTGTCTCTGCTATGGTCACATGGAGAGCATCCTATTCAAAGATTTTACTCAAAAGAAAGg ATGTTTGTTGAGACTGGTGGATGACTTTCTTCTGATCACTCCAGACTTGCATGaagcacaaacatttctcag GATCTTGCTGGCCGGGGTACCACAGTATGGTCTGGTGGTCAACCCACAGAAGGTGGTGGTTAATTTTCAGGTGTCAGGAAACATGAGCTCATGTCCCGGCATTCGTGTGCTTCCCCCTCGCTGCCTCTTCCCCTGGTGTGGACTGCTGCTTGACACGCACTCACTTGATGTCTACAAAGACTATTCTAG ctATGCAGGCCTGTCCTTGCGCTACAGCCTTACTTTGGGCTCTTTCCACTCTGCTGGACAGCAGATGAGGAGGAAACTGATGGCTGTCCTCAGACTCAAGTGTCATGCCTTGTTCTTGGACTTGAAG ACTAATTCTCTTGAGGCAGTCTACAAGAACATCtacaagctgctgctgcttcatgcACTCAG GTTCCATGTGTGTGCTCAGAGTTTGCCCTTTGGTCAGACAGTTGCTAAGAACCCTGTGTACTTCCTGCAGATGATATGGGATATGGCCGAGTACGCAAATCACCTCATCAGGCTCAGCAACAAAG GACTGAGTTTAGGCAGTGAGGCTCAGACGGGCATTGTGCAGTATGAAGCAGTGgagctgcttttctgtctttccttcttgCTGGTGCTGTCACAGCACCGTTCTCTCTATAAGGATCTGCTGTCACTCCTGCACAAAC GGAAGCGCAGTCTTGAGCGACGTCTGGGGGACCTGAGGCTGGCCAGGGTCCGACAGGCCACTAACCCGAGGACCCCAGTCGACTTTGTGGCCATCCAGACCTAA